A region from the Desulfoglaeba alkanexedens ALDC genome encodes:
- the leuS gene encoding leucine--tRNA ligase, producing the protein METKYVPKAIEPKWQEYWEREELFKVRENSDRRKFYLLEMFPYPSGRIHMGHVRNYTIGDVVARFLSMRGFNVLHPMGWDAFGMPAENAAIKAGIHPARWTYSNIDYMRRQLKQLGFSYDWSREFATCDPSYYRWEQLFFVKMYERGLAYKRKAYVNWCETCHTVLANEQVEDGACWRCEQPVVQKEMEQWFFKITDFVEELLEHLDRLPGWPERVLTMQRNWIGKSYGSLLRFQVEEGGPSIEVFTTRADTLFGATFMSLAPEHPMVPSLCRGKPQEQAVVEFVERAKRAKRGERDAGLLEKEGVFTGSCCINPVTGDRMPIYVANFVLMEYGTGAVMGVPAHDQRDFEFARKYNLPVRVVIQPQGSEEVPSPDELDRAFEDDGVLIDSGRYTGFTSERAREAITRDLEVQGRGRWTVQYRLRDWGISRQRYWGAPIPIVYCDRCGAVPVPEKDLPVVLPLDLDILPNGASPLPMSEAFVKTNCPVCGGPARRETDTMDTFVESSWYFARFACADHESGPLDRERVDYWLPVDQYIGGIEHAVLHLLYSRFFTKVLRDLGYLGVDEPFRNLLTQGMVIKDGAKMSKSKGNVVDPDDMIRTYGADTVRLFCLFAAPPEKELEWSDQGVEGASRFLGRVWRLVSENREALASARPFEGSPNELTGCLLELHRKTHQTIKKVTEDIEQRYHFNTAIAAIMELVNTMYQTLEASDRERAFWPVLRAAADAMVVLLSPMAPHITEEIWRALGRRTSIFRASWPAWDENAVQSDQVLVVVQVNGKLRSRITLSAVAGEEEMKATALEDPKVRSFIEGKTIRKVIVVPQKLVNIVV; encoded by the coding sequence ATGGAAACCAAGTACGTTCCCAAGGCGATCGAGCCGAAATGGCAGGAATATTGGGAAAGGGAAGAACTCTTCAAGGTACGTGAGAACTCCGACCGCAGGAAATTCTACCTGCTCGAGATGTTCCCCTATCCTTCGGGGCGGATCCACATGGGGCACGTGAGGAACTACACCATCGGGGATGTGGTGGCGCGGTTCCTTTCGATGCGCGGATTCAACGTGCTGCACCCCATGGGCTGGGACGCCTTCGGAATGCCCGCGGAAAATGCCGCCATCAAGGCCGGGATCCACCCCGCCCGCTGGACCTATTCCAATATCGATTACATGCGCCGGCAGTTGAAGCAATTGGGATTTTCCTACGACTGGTCCAGGGAGTTCGCCACCTGCGATCCGTCGTACTACCGTTGGGAACAGCTTTTTTTCGTCAAGATGTACGAACGGGGACTCGCCTACAAGCGAAAGGCCTACGTCAACTGGTGCGAAACGTGCCACACGGTGCTCGCCAACGAACAGGTGGAAGACGGAGCGTGCTGGCGCTGTGAACAGCCCGTGGTCCAGAAGGAAATGGAACAGTGGTTTTTCAAGATCACGGACTTCGTGGAAGAGCTGCTTGAACACCTGGATCGACTTCCGGGGTGGCCCGAACGGGTGCTCACCATGCAGCGCAACTGGATCGGCAAGAGCTACGGAAGTCTTCTCAGGTTCCAAGTGGAGGAAGGCGGGCCTTCCATCGAGGTCTTTACCACGCGGGCGGACACGCTGTTCGGGGCGACCTTCATGAGCCTTGCCCCTGAGCACCCCATGGTGCCTTCGCTCTGCCGAGGTAAGCCCCAGGAGCAGGCTGTAGTGGAGTTCGTCGAGCGCGCCAAGCGGGCCAAGCGGGGCGAGCGGGATGCCGGGCTCCTGGAAAAGGAAGGCGTCTTTACGGGAAGCTGCTGCATCAATCCGGTGACCGGCGACCGCATGCCCATCTACGTGGCCAATTTCGTACTGATGGAATACGGGACGGGCGCCGTCATGGGAGTTCCGGCTCATGATCAGCGGGACTTTGAGTTTGCCCGCAAGTATAATCTCCCCGTCAGGGTGGTGATTCAGCCCCAGGGGTCGGAGGAAGTGCCGTCACCCGATGAATTGGACCGAGCCTTCGAGGACGACGGGGTCCTGATCGATTCCGGCAGGTACACGGGGTTCACTTCAGAACGGGCCCGGGAGGCCATCACCCGGGACTTGGAGGTTCAAGGCCGCGGGCGGTGGACCGTTCAATACCGGCTTAGGGACTGGGGGATTTCCCGCCAGCGTTACTGGGGGGCTCCCATTCCCATTGTCTACTGCGATCGGTGCGGCGCCGTCCCGGTTCCGGAAAAGGACCTCCCCGTGGTGCTTCCCCTGGATTTGGACATCCTGCCCAATGGAGCGTCGCCGCTTCCTATGAGCGAAGCCTTTGTAAAGACGAACTGCCCGGTCTGCGGCGGACCCGCCCGAAGGGAAACCGACACGATGGACACCTTTGTGGAATCGTCCTGGTACTTCGCCAGGTTTGCCTGCGCCGACCACGAGAGCGGGCCCCTGGATCGGGAGCGGGTCGATTACTGGCTTCCCGTCGATCAGTATATCGGGGGCATCGAGCACGCCGTCCTCCATCTCCTGTATTCCAGGTTCTTCACGAAAGTGCTCCGGGACCTGGGATACCTGGGCGTGGACGAGCCGTTCAGGAATCTGTTGACCCAGGGGATGGTCATCAAAGACGGCGCCAAGATGAGCAAGTCCAAGGGAAACGTGGTGGATCCCGACGATATGATCCGAACGTACGGAGCCGACACGGTGAGGCTTTTCTGTCTTTTCGCCGCTCCCCCTGAAAAGGAGCTGGAATGGAGCGACCAGGGGGTGGAAGGGGCTTCGCGGTTCCTAGGGCGGGTCTGGCGCTTGGTGAGCGAAAACCGGGAGGCGCTGGCTTCCGCGCGGCCCTTCGAAGGCTCGCCGAACGAGCTCACCGGGTGCCTCCTTGAGCTGCACCGCAAGACACACCAGACCATCAAGAAGGTGACCGAAGACATTGAGCAGCGGTATCATTTCAATACGGCCATCGCAGCCATCATGGAACTGGTCAACACGATGTACCAAACGCTGGAGGCGAGTGATCGGGAAAGAGCCTTCTGGCCCGTCCTGCGTGCGGCGGCGGACGCCATGGTGGTGCTGCTTTCGCCCATGGCCCCGCACATCACCGAGGAGATCTGGAGAGCTCTCGGCCGGAGGACGAGCATTTTCAGAGCTTCCTGGCCCGCCTGGGACGAAAACGCCGTTCAGAGCGATCAGGTCCTCGTGGTGGTTCAGGTGAACGGTAAGCTTAGGAGCCGCATCACGCTGTCCGCGGTAGCCGGCGAAGAAGAAATGAAAGCGACGGCGCTCGAAGACCCGAAAGTCAGGAGCTTCATCGAGGGCAAGACGATTCGCAAGGTGATCGTGGTGCCTCAGAAGCTGGTGAATATTGTCGTTTGA
- the lptE gene encoding LPS assembly lipoprotein LptE: MKVPLQRMVFAMVVLALWFAVVPSCGYYFAGEGPGPRPSLRKIAIPVFENATGEPGLESILASALRREFLLRSHMEVVPLEQAEAVFWGRVKSLGTSDVAHREAEETIETRIHLVLDIRCEDAKDGTILWEDRNMVYFEEYFHDPDAMASFENRRHALEIVARELAVRIHDRFLSRF, encoded by the coding sequence ATGAAGGTGCCCCTGCAACGAATGGTGTTCGCCATGGTGGTTCTTGCCCTGTGGTTTGCGGTGGTCCCTTCCTGCGGCTATTATTTTGCCGGTGAAGGACCGGGGCCCCGGCCGTCCCTTCGAAAGATCGCCATTCCGGTGTTCGAAAACGCGACGGGGGAACCCGGGCTCGAAAGTATATTGGCGTCGGCGCTCCGGCGGGAGTTTCTGCTGCGAAGTCATATGGAAGTGGTACCGCTGGAACAGGCCGAAGCCGTTTTTTGGGGGCGGGTGAAGAGCCTCGGGACGTCGGACGTCGCTCACCGGGAAGCCGAAGAAACCATCGAAACGCGGATCCACTTGGTGCTCGATATCCGGTGTGAGGATGCAAAAGACGGCACCATTCTTTGGGAAGATCGAAACATGGTTTACTTCGAAGAGTATTTTCATGACCCGGATGCGATGGCGAGTTTTGAGAACCGCCGGCACGCCCTGGAAATCGTGGCGCGGGAGCTGGCCGTACGGATCCACGATCGTTTCCTCAGCCGTTTCTGA